The following are encoded in a window of Armatimonas rosea genomic DNA:
- a CDS encoding HEAT repeat domain-containing protein, with amino-acid sequence MSNEETLAAALRDMADPDPKVRAQATGLLDHLATEACVGPLTQALSDPSAHVRRLAVHSLGCQDCKVAPLEVDIVGLLVDRALHDSSIRVRRVTVHQLGLQPHDPRAVAALERILERESDEKLRSRAAFALNRQDGDRPALERFAPPPRASSVQD; translated from the coding sequence ATGTCGAACGAAGAAACGCTTGCGGCGGCGCTAAGGGATATGGCCGATCCCGATCCAAAAGTGCGAGCGCAGGCCACTGGGCTCCTGGACCACCTCGCCACGGAGGCCTGCGTCGGCCCGCTTACCCAAGCCCTCTCTGATCCGTCGGCGCACGTCCGGCGGCTGGCAGTGCACTCGCTGGGCTGCCAGGACTGCAAAGTAGCACCGCTGGAGGTGGACATCGTCGGGCTCTTGGTAGACCGAGCCCTCCACGACTCCAGCATCCGCGTGCGGCGGGTCACCGTGCACCAGCTCGGGCTTCAGCCCCACGATCCCCGCGCGGTGGCGGCGCTGGAGCGGATTCTAGAGCGCGAGAGCGATGAGAAGCTGCGCTCCCGCGCCGCGTTTGCTCTCAACCGCCAGGACGGAGATCGTCCGGCTCTAGAGCGCTTCGCGCCGCCTCCTCGTGCCTCGTCGGTACAAGATTAA
- a CDS encoding RNA polymerase sigma factor: protein MDTDSTDEELVVRYCQQKDARAFQELVHRYRERVFQLAVSILGPNFIGEAEEVAQEVFLRVHYSLPTFRREAKFSSWIYRITFNQALNVKARVRYRAPHVSYQTLTEVSAPDGDPLETVQDLGRDQVLSECMVHLPEVYQSALRLHYWMDYSTAEIATFLGVPQNTVKSYLHRARHTLRALLEKKGYEDA, encoded by the coding sequence ATGGATACTGATAGTACGGATGAAGAGCTTGTTGTCCGCTACTGTCAACAGAAAGACGCGCGTGCCTTTCAGGAGCTCGTCCACCGTTACCGAGAACGGGTCTTTCAGCTGGCAGTCTCGATCCTGGGGCCAAACTTTATCGGAGAGGCCGAGGAGGTAGCTCAAGAGGTGTTCTTGCGAGTCCACTACTCCTTGCCCACGTTTCGTCGCGAGGCGAAGTTCAGCTCCTGGATCTACCGGATTACCTTCAACCAAGCACTCAATGTCAAAGCCCGAGTGCGGTACCGTGCCCCGCATGTTAGCTACCAGACCCTCACCGAGGTATCGGCACCCGACGGGGACCCCCTTGAGACGGTGCAGGACCTAGGTCGGGATCAGGTGCTCTCGGAGTGTATGGTCCACCTCCCTGAGGTCTACCAGTCAGCTCTACGTCTGCACTACTGGATGGACTATAGCACCGCAGAGATCGCCACGTTTCTGGGCGTCCCGCAGAACACCGTCAAGTCGTATCTCCACCGGGCACGCCACACCCTGCGTGCCCTCCTTGAAAAGAAAGGTTATGAGGATGCCTGA
- a CDS encoding MarR family winged helix-turn-helix transcriptional regulator, translating to MLRVRSISQGHELALALRSAYLEMHRCVDTQFRQTGVTADQFVVLSALAEAGCLTQRRLADQITCDQNTLRAMLLLLEKKGLVLRQPHPTDGRARLVSLTSEGEVLQKALSEQLNPLRQSLGESLRPEETELLLELLRRVAATISAPAST from the coding sequence ATGTTACGTGTACGTAGTATATCACAGGGCCATGAGCTGGCACTGGCGCTCCGCTCCGCGTATCTTGAGATGCACCGGTGTGTCGATACCCAGTTTCGCCAGACAGGGGTCACGGCGGATCAGTTTGTCGTGCTGAGTGCGCTTGCGGAGGCCGGCTGCCTCACCCAGCGTCGGCTTGCGGACCAGATCACCTGTGACCAGAACACGCTCCGTGCCATGCTCCTGCTCCTGGAGAAGAAAGGCCTCGTGCTGCGCCAGCCTCATCCTACCGATGGCCGAGCCCGCCTCGTCTCGCTGACATCGGAGGGCGAGGTGCTCCAGAAGGCACTCTCGGAGCAGCTCAACCCGCTCCGCCAGAGTCTGGGGGAGAGCCTCCGTCCCGAGGAGACCGAGCTGCTCCTGGAGCTCCTGCGCCGGGTTGCTGCGACGATCTCCGCACCCGCTTCCACTTGA
- a CDS encoding CotH kinase family protein, with the protein MNTLYPLTSLIALVAAPALAQGQTGATFFAPTTVHTLHLSLTQEQWDSMSPSRPQGFGPMDLEFPEVKSTVTVDGKDYVVGLRFKGNSSYMSSSRGLKRPFKIDFNKQVKGQSHEGITKLNLNNNFSDRTQIRETLAYEIFRRMGLPSPRTTLAKVGITLGGEEKSLGLYTLVQQVDSNFLKEHYGTGEGMLLKPEGARGGITYLGDDWSRYEKGYDPKGKPSATEQARLIAFAKLVHQADEATFQKEIGSFLDTEGFAKFLAATAVTSNGDNFLGMGHNFYIWLNPKTNKFVYLPWDLNMAFGGFPIGDAVHLSIKKPYSGESKLTDRLLAIPAFRAAYEKSCREGAKLMTELNALHDSVAAAAKPIMAFDPKDAGGGFGPGGPGGPGGGFPGGGRGERGGEGGFGPPPGEFGGGAPDPAEQVNQLLSFDKNGDGKLFKAELPERLQPLFDQADSNHDKQVTRAELEAFVASRGSGPNGGGQGGGRRGGGGPGGPGGMGGTNDLKTFFAQRSASVLAQLDGKEEGVIPQGGFGPGGGGPGGPGGPGGFDPAQMLGTSFLQLTGAGEAPTLTAFNAAWKKGAEFCDKNHDSTLTRDELQAGISGVLGGGFGPAQFLGPQLWSALKAKDSVPVATFTATMAKWGVSWDTNKDGKLTVAEVGAGLLQVLPPPDFGGGF; encoded by the coding sequence ATGAACACTCTGTATCCTCTTACCTCGCTGATCGCGCTGGTCGCGGCCCCTGCTCTGGCGCAGGGGCAGACCGGGGCGACCTTCTTTGCCCCGACGACGGTGCACACGCTCCACCTGAGCCTGACACAAGAGCAGTGGGATAGCATGAGCCCGTCGCGGCCCCAGGGCTTCGGCCCGATGGACCTGGAGTTCCCGGAGGTCAAGTCCACGGTCACGGTCGATGGCAAGGACTACGTGGTCGGGCTGCGCTTCAAGGGCAACTCCAGCTACATGAGCAGCTCCCGCGGCCTCAAGCGCCCCTTCAAGATCGACTTCAACAAGCAGGTCAAGGGCCAGAGCCACGAGGGAATCACCAAGCTCAACCTCAACAACAACTTCTCCGACCGTACCCAGATCCGCGAGACCCTCGCCTACGAGATCTTCCGCCGCATGGGGCTACCGTCGCCGCGCACCACCCTCGCAAAGGTCGGGATCACGCTCGGCGGAGAGGAGAAGTCGCTGGGGCTCTACACCCTGGTGCAGCAAGTGGACTCCAACTTCCTCAAGGAGCACTACGGCACCGGCGAGGGGATGCTCCTCAAGCCCGAGGGCGCACGGGGTGGGATCACCTACCTGGGCGACGACTGGTCCCGCTACGAAAAAGGCTACGACCCCAAGGGCAAGCCCAGCGCCACCGAGCAGGCCCGCCTGATCGCCTTCGCCAAGCTCGTGCACCAAGCCGACGAAGCCACGTTTCAGAAAGAGATCGGCAGCTTCTTGGATACCGAGGGCTTTGCCAAGTTCCTCGCCGCCACCGCGGTCACCAGCAACGGGGACAACTTCCTTGGGATGGGCCACAACTTCTACATCTGGCTCAACCCCAAGACCAATAAGTTTGTCTACCTGCCCTGGGACCTGAACATGGCCTTTGGCGGCTTCCCGATCGGCGATGCGGTGCACCTCTCGATCAAGAAGCCCTACAGCGGCGAGAGCAAGCTCACGGATCGTCTTCTGGCGATCCCAGCGTTTCGGGCGGCCTATGAGAAGTCCTGCCGCGAGGGTGCCAAGCTCATGACCGAGCTTAACGCCCTCCACGACTCCGTGGCGGCGGCGGCAAAGCCCATCATGGCCTTCGATCCCAAGGACGCTGGCGGCGGCTTCGGCCCCGGCGGACCGGGTGGGCCAGGCGGAGGCTTCCCCGGTGGCGGACGCGGCGAGCGTGGCGGAGAAGGTGGATTTGGCCCGCCCCCTGGTGAGTTTGGTGGCGGCGCGCCCGATCCCGCCGAGCAAGTCAATCAGCTTCTCTCCTTCGATAAGAATGGCGATGGCAAGCTCTTCAAGGCCGAGCTCCCCGAGCGCCTCCAGCCCTTGTTTGACCAAGCAGACAGCAACCACGATAAGCAAGTCACCCGCGCGGAGCTGGAAGCGTTTGTCGCCAGCCGTGGCAGCGGCCCTAACGGGGGCGGTCAGGGTGGTGGACGGCGCGGCGGCGGCGGGCCGGGGGGCCCTGGCGGGATGGGCGGGACCAACGACCTCAAGACCTTCTTCGCCCAGCGCTCCGCATCGGTGCTCGCACAGCTCGACGGCAAGGAAGAGGGCGTTATCCCGCAGGGGGGCTTTGGCCCCGGTGGGGGCGGCCCGGGTGGCCCCGGCGGGCCCGGTGGGTTCGATCCGGCCCAGATGCTAGGGACCAGCTTCCTCCAGCTCACCGGAGCGGGCGAGGCACCAACCCTCACGGCCTTCAACGCGGCCTGGAAAAAAGGCGCGGAGTTCTGCGACAAGAACCACGACAGCACCCTCACCCGCGACGAGCTCCAGGCAGGGATCAGCGGTGTGCTCGGGGGCGGCTTTGGGCCAGCGCAGTTTCTTGGGCCGCAGCTCTGGAGCGCGCTCAAGGCGAAAGACAGTGTTCCTGTGGCGACCTTTACGGCGACGATGGCAAAGTGGGGCGTGAGCTGGGACACCAACAAGGACGGTAAGCTGACAGTCGCGGAGGTGGGAGCGGGCCTGCTGCAGGTCCTGCCGCCCCCCGACTTTGGAGGAGGATTCTAG
- a CDS encoding polyphosphate polymerase domain-containing protein, with amino-acid sequence MSTDGEIVRAGFERKYLVPEGAAETLLSVVRTLLPPDPYGGRYTVASLYLDTPDLASYRREVQGKWRLRRYSTTETVFAEFKAKPEPGKVHKRRTALAPEACLALPAGKPSWFQRAIHKQSLAPTRLVSYTRDAFVGELGGAEVRLTLDHDIQASACQDFILPGMVPTGVPLTAGRILEIKFEHTLPAALAQLTAELGLLPESFSKYRTAIEKIPPPRGYPTGARG; translated from the coding sequence ATGAGCACCGACGGTGAGATTGTCCGCGCGGGATTTGAGCGCAAGTATCTGGTGCCAGAAGGCGCGGCGGAGACACTGCTCAGCGTGGTTCGCACGCTACTCCCCCCCGATCCCTACGGGGGACGCTACACCGTGGCGAGCCTCTACCTCGACACCCCCGACCTGGCCTCCTACCGGCGCGAGGTGCAGGGCAAGTGGCGCCTGCGGCGCTACAGCACGACAGAGACGGTCTTTGCGGAGTTCAAGGCCAAGCCCGAGCCGGGGAAGGTCCACAAGCGACGCACAGCCCTCGCGCCCGAGGCGTGCCTGGCGCTCCCGGCGGGCAAGCCGAGCTGGTTCCAGCGCGCCATCCACAAGCAGAGCCTTGCGCCCACCCGCCTGGTCTCCTACACCCGCGATGCCTTTGTCGGGGAGCTCGGGGGAGCGGAGGTGCGGCTGACCCTCGACCACGATATCCAGGCAAGCGCCTGCCAGGACTTTATTCTGCCTGGCATGGTGCCTACAGGGGTTCCGCTCACCGCAGGCCGCATCCTGGAGATCAAGTTCGAGCACACCCTCCCCGCCGCACTGGCACAGCTCACGGCGGAGCTCGGCCTGCTCCCGGAGTCGTTCTCAAAGTACCGGACAGCCATTGAAAAAATCCCCCCACCCAGAGGGTACCCGACGGGGGCTAGGGGGTAG
- a CDS encoding ABC transporter ATP-binding protein, with amino-acid sequence MSEVLRLARRFWPQLVLLLLLELLGAGLAVLAPIPLQTALDVVLQKRALPTWLAPFSGNALPALCAGSLLVTLLAQGQSLASTLLSTGLGQRLIRDLRARLFAAAQRLSLARHIERGTTDALYRIQSDAQSIEWFLLDGALPVLTALTTLALMLTALFRLDTSLGWVGVALAPPLLLAARTTRPGLKAASRTAKQQESEALGIVQATLGALTSVKAFGIEDAQTQRFAEASEKAVKTRLRIALLDGLFGMGVQTLTALGTSAALYLGVAAAQRGTLTVGQVLLGLHYLNQVYSPLRTLGKKWASLQNQLVGLERATTLLSEPAEVPETTAPTALPQPVRGALCFEGISFGYDPRRPIVEGVSLRVAPGERIGIVGETGSGKSTLLSLLLRLYSPTAGTISLDGIPITQLRLPELRAQLAVVFQETVLLPGTLAENIAVGKPGATQAQIEAAAKAAQLHDAIQRFPEGYQTKVGERGAALSGGERQRVGLARAFLRDAPILLLDEPTSALDATTELEVLGAMERLMEGRTVLLVTHRESALRGMHRVFALTNKTLREQQTAESVSRPPEMSVSPGASSR; translated from the coding sequence TTGTCTGAGGTTCTGCGGCTGGCGCGGCGGTTCTGGCCGCAGCTCGTACTCCTACTCTTGCTGGAGCTGCTCGGGGCGGGGCTGGCGGTGCTCGCCCCGATTCCGCTCCAGACCGCGCTGGATGTCGTGCTCCAAAAACGAGCCCTGCCCACGTGGCTCGCCCCGTTTTCGGGCAATGCCCTACCCGCGCTCTGTGCAGGAAGCTTGCTGGTGACCCTGCTGGCGCAGGGCCAGAGCCTCGCCAGTACGCTCCTCTCCACAGGCCTCGGCCAGCGGCTGATCCGTGACCTGCGTGCCCGGCTCTTTGCGGCGGCGCAGCGGCTCTCGCTGGCGCGGCATATCGAGCGTGGCACCACCGACGCGCTCTACCGCATCCAATCCGATGCCCAGTCGATCGAGTGGTTCTTGCTCGATGGTGCCCTGCCGGTCCTCACGGCACTCACGACCCTGGCGCTGATGCTCACCGCGCTCTTTCGGCTAGACACGAGCCTCGGCTGGGTCGGGGTGGCGCTCGCTCCCCCCCTCCTGCTCGCCGCCCGCACGACCCGTCCCGGCCTCAAAGCGGCCTCGCGCACCGCCAAGCAGCAAGAGAGCGAGGCGCTGGGGATCGTCCAAGCAACCCTGGGAGCGCTCACCAGTGTCAAGGCCTTTGGGATCGAGGACGCACAGACACAGCGCTTTGCGGAGGCATCGGAAAAGGCGGTGAAGACACGCCTGCGGATCGCGCTCCTCGATGGCCTCTTTGGGATGGGAGTCCAGACCCTGACCGCGCTCGGGACCTCGGCGGCGCTCTATCTCGGGGTGGCGGCGGCGCAGCGCGGGACGCTTACCGTGGGCCAGGTGCTGCTTGGCCTGCACTACCTCAACCAGGTCTACAGCCCGCTCAGGACCCTCGGGAAGAAGTGGGCGAGCCTGCAAAACCAGCTTGTCGGTCTGGAGCGCGCCACGACCCTTCTGAGCGAGCCCGCCGAGGTCCCCGAGACCACTGCCCCCACGGCGCTCCCCCAGCCCGTGCGCGGTGCTCTGTGCTTTGAGGGCATCTCCTTTGGCTACGACCCCCGCCGCCCGATCGTCGAAGGGGTCTCGCTACGGGTCGCGCCGGGTGAGCGGATCGGGATCGTGGGAGAGACGGGCAGCGGGAAATCGACCCTCCTCTCCCTGCTCCTGCGGCTCTACTCCCCCACGGCAGGGACGATCTCCCTCGACGGCATCCCGATCACCCAGCTCAGACTCCCCGAGCTCCGCGCACAGCTCGCGGTGGTCTTTCAAGAGACCGTGCTCCTCCCCGGAACCCTCGCAGAAAATATCGCGGTGGGAAAGCCGGGCGCGACCCAGGCGCAGATCGAGGCCGCCGCCAAGGCCGCACAGCTCCACGATGCCATCCAGCGCTTCCCCGAGGGCTACCAGACCAAGGTCGGGGAGCGCGGCGCGGCCCTCTCCGGCGGGGAGCGTCAGCGGGTCGGTCTCGCCCGCGCCTTCCTGCGCGATGCCCCGATCCTGCTCCTCGACGAGCCCACCAGCGCCCTCGATGCCACCACCGAGCTGGAGGTTCTCGGCGCGATGGAGCGCCTGATGGAGGGCCGCACGGTCTTGCTGGTCACCCACCGCGAGAGCGCCCTGCGCGGCATGCACCGTGTCTTCGCGCTAACAAACAAAACACTTAGGGAACAACAAACCGCCGAGAGCGTGTCTCGCCCCCCCGAAATGTCAGTGTCTCCGGGAGCCAGCTCCAGATGA
- a CDS encoding esterase: MKTPKTLLVSLAALALASSFASPVGAQPPQFQRPPQFESVEYSPERKLTFRLLAPKATDVRLGTSDLPVTGFGGVRMKKGESGIWEVTIGPVPAGAYRYNFSVDGITALDPKNPATSESMGNSWSLAVVPGAEWMDTKNVPHGAVASITYHSTALGKARRMHVYTPPGYEKGSASYPVFYLLHGAGDSDDSWTSVGRAGFILDNLIAAGKAKPMIVVMPAGHTGPFGSGGITNQDAFVSDFNKDIQPYIEKTYRTKNDRASRAIAGLSMGGFQTLAVAIPRLADFGYIGVYSSGLFGIVPMGAPGQTAPPAPARFPWEEQNKAILDNAALKKGLKLVWFGIGKDDFLLTTSNATVALLTKHGFTVTNHETGGGHTWLNWRDYLIEFAPKLFR, encoded by the coding sequence ATGAAGACACCTAAGACCCTGCTGGTCTCTCTTGCTGCTCTGGCACTGGCCAGCTCCTTTGCCTCGCCGGTGGGCGCTCAGCCACCGCAGTTTCAGCGCCCGCCGCAGTTTGAGTCGGTGGAGTACTCGCCTGAGCGCAAGCTGACGTTCCGTCTCCTCGCGCCCAAGGCCACCGACGTCCGCCTCGGCACGAGCGATCTCCCGGTCACGGGCTTTGGGGGTGTCCGGATGAAGAAGGGCGAGAGTGGGATCTGGGAGGTGACGATCGGTCCCGTCCCTGCGGGGGCGTATCGCTACAACTTCAGTGTCGATGGCATCACGGCGCTCGACCCGAAGAACCCGGCGACAAGTGAGTCCATGGGCAATAGCTGGAGCCTTGCGGTGGTTCCTGGCGCGGAGTGGATGGATACGAAGAACGTTCCCCATGGGGCGGTGGCGAGCATCACCTACCACTCGACCGCGCTGGGCAAGGCGCGCCGGATGCATGTCTACACCCCACCCGGCTACGAGAAAGGCAGCGCCAGCTACCCGGTCTTCTACCTGCTCCACGGCGCGGGCGATAGCGACGACTCCTGGACATCGGTGGGGCGTGCGGGCTTTATCCTCGACAACCTGATCGCGGCGGGGAAGGCCAAGCCCATGATCGTGGTCATGCCGGCGGGGCATACGGGGCCATTTGGCTCGGGGGGGATCACCAACCAGGATGCGTTTGTGAGTGACTTCAACAAGGACATCCAGCCCTATATCGAGAAGACCTACCGCACCAAGAACGACCGCGCCAGCCGTGCGATTGCCGGGCTCTCCATGGGCGGCTTCCAGACCCTCGCGGTCGCGATCCCGCGCCTCGCCGACTTTGGCTACATCGGGGTCTATAGCTCCGGGCTCTTTGGGATCGTCCCGATGGGGGCCCCCGGCCAGACCGCGCCCCCCGCTCCGGCCCGCTTTCCGTGGGAGGAGCAGAACAAGGCGATCTTAGACAACGCGGCGCTCAAGAAGGGGCTCAAGCTGGTCTGGTTTGGGATCGGCAAGGACGATTTTCTCCTTACCACCAGCAATGCGACGGTCGCGCTCCTCACAAAGCACGGCTTCACGGTCACCAACCACGAGACCGGCGGCGGCCATACCTGGCTCAACTGGCGCGACTATCTCATCGAGTTCGCCCCCAAGCTCTTTCGCTAG
- a CDS encoding glycoside hydrolase family 3 protein, with protein MKKALSLSLAATLLLCASGVRAQSSRVEQLLGQLTLDEKLSFLSGSRDPRNLGQAGYLPGVPRLGIPELRLTDGPAGIRVARPATALPAPVALAATFSPLYAQRYGTILGQEGRALEQDILLSPMTNIVRVPGGGRNFETLGEDPLLAAQLVAAEIRAIQREGLIATVKHFAANNFERDRMSVDVQVEEQALRELYLPAFEAAVQAGAGSVMGSYNKLNGTFACENPFLLTTVLRDEWGFSGFVMSDWFATHSTAPALAAGLDLEMPGSGMGSFGPPSFYGAALKKALTDGTVPQASVDRAVRRILTSLDKVGLLGATKRRSSLESIAPEDARIAQDIAIAGSVLLRNERQTLPLSKSELGSLVLIGPPAQVPIIGGGGSAAVAPLQKESLLTALARRTGTAPRFVPGIDLDGVPVPATALRLKGATTLNFVGKQGLKPGKYTWEGTLTAPTSGSYALKLQARRGTAQLVLDGKPLLSVGRFFGGNDSLLPTREGLKNGTVVVTLSAGVAHKLSVTAEAGGGPPGIPAPKENLELRLAWVTPQLRAQRLAEAVAAAKRAKTAVVCAYDEGTEGKDRESLALPGDQDALIAAVAAANPRTIVVLSTGSCVTMPWLAKTAAVLETWYPGQAGAEATAALLCGEAEPGGRLPITFPQRADDAPTARADRYPGVEGKATYSEGIFVGYRHYDAQKLTPLFPFGHGLSYTQFQLSDLNVTPVKDDLLISVRVKNTGKRTGVAVPQIYLGPAASCPAPQAIRKLIAFQHATITPGDTLNLVFRVRPRELAYWSVEKHAWVVPTGPRSVWVGFSSRDLKLEAKTP; from the coding sequence ATGAAGAAAGCGCTCTCCCTCTCCCTCGCCGCTACCCTCCTGCTGTGTGCCTCGGGTGTCCGTGCCCAGTCGAGCCGTGTCGAGCAGCTCCTTGGGCAGCTCACCCTAGACGAGAAGCTCTCGTTTCTCTCGGGGAGCCGGGACCCGCGCAACCTAGGACAGGCGGGCTACCTTCCGGGTGTCCCCCGCCTCGGCATCCCGGAGCTGCGCCTCACCGATGGCCCCGCGGGGATTCGAGTCGCGCGCCCCGCGACCGCCCTCCCCGCCCCGGTCGCCCTGGCCGCGACCTTCTCCCCGCTCTATGCCCAGCGCTACGGCACCATCCTTGGGCAGGAGGGACGCGCCTTAGAGCAAGATATTCTCCTCTCTCCCATGACCAATATCGTCCGTGTCCCCGGTGGCGGCCGCAACTTCGAGACCCTGGGGGAGGACCCCCTTCTGGCCGCGCAGCTGGTCGCCGCCGAGATCCGCGCCATCCAGCGGGAGGGGCTGATCGCGACCGTCAAGCACTTCGCGGCCAATAACTTCGAGCGGGACCGGATGTCGGTCGATGTCCAAGTCGAGGAGCAGGCGCTCCGGGAGCTCTATCTTCCTGCCTTTGAGGCGGCGGTCCAGGCCGGAGCCGGGAGCGTGATGGGCTCCTACAACAAGCTCAATGGGACCTTTGCCTGCGAGAATCCGTTCTTGCTCACCACGGTCCTACGCGATGAGTGGGGCTTCTCGGGGTTTGTGATGTCGGACTGGTTTGCGACCCACAGCACCGCGCCCGCCCTCGCCGCGGGACTCGACCTGGAGATGCCGGGGAGTGGGATGGGCAGCTTTGGTCCGCCTAGCTTCTACGGTGCCGCGCTCAAGAAAGCCCTCACCGACGGCACCGTCCCACAGGCCAGCGTGGACCGCGCCGTCCGCCGCATCCTGACCTCGCTGGATAAAGTCGGGCTCCTCGGGGCCACCAAGCGCCGCTCGAGCCTGGAGAGTATCGCCCCCGAAGATGCCCGGATCGCGCAGGATATCGCGATCGCGGGCTCGGTACTGCTACGAAACGAGCGGCAGACCCTCCCCCTGAGCAAGTCGGAGCTGGGCTCGCTGGTGCTCATCGGGCCGCCGGCCCAGGTGCCGATTATCGGAGGGGGCGGAAGCGCCGCTGTGGCTCCGCTCCAAAAAGAGAGCCTGCTCACCGCGCTCGCACGCCGCACCGGCACCGCGCCACGCTTTGTCCCCGGAATCGACCTCGACGGTGTCCCCGTCCCGGCCACAGCACTACGGCTCAAGGGCGCGACGACGCTAAACTTTGTGGGCAAGCAGGGCCTGAAGCCCGGGAAGTACACCTGGGAAGGAACCCTGACCGCCCCAACCAGTGGGAGCTATGCACTGAAGCTCCAGGCACGCCGCGGCACGGCGCAGCTTGTCTTGGACGGCAAGCCCTTGCTCAGTGTCGGGCGCTTCTTTGGCGGCAACGATAGCCTGCTTCCCACCCGCGAGGGGCTAAAAAACGGCACGGTGGTGGTGACACTGAGCGCGGGTGTGGCGCACAAGCTCTCGGTCACGGCCGAGGCAGGCGGTGGCCCTCCCGGCATACCCGCTCCCAAGGAGAACCTAGAGCTGCGCCTCGCTTGGGTGACTCCCCAGCTCCGCGCCCAGCGCCTCGCCGAGGCGGTCGCAGCTGCCAAGCGCGCCAAGACCGCGGTGGTCTGCGCCTACGATGAAGGGACAGAGGGGAAGGATCGCGAGTCTCTGGCCCTGCCGGGCGACCAAGACGCCCTGATCGCTGCCGTCGCCGCGGCCAACCCACGGACGATTGTCGTGCTGAGCACGGGCTCCTGTGTGACCATGCCCTGGCTCGCCAAGACCGCCGCCGTTTTAGAGACGTGGTACCCCGGCCAGGCCGGCGCGGAGGCGACTGCCGCCCTGCTCTGTGGGGAGGCCGAGCCGGGTGGGCGGCTCCCGATCACCTTTCCCCAGCGCGCCGACGATGCCCCAACCGCACGTGCGGACCGCTATCCGGGGGTCGAGGGAAAGGCTACCTACTCCGAGGGGATCTTTGTGGGCTACCGCCACTACGATGCCCAGAAGCTGACCCCGCTCTTTCCCTTTGGGCACGGCCTCTCCTACACCCAGTTCCAGCTCTCCGACCTGAACGTGACACCGGTCAAAGACGATTTACTGATCTCCGTTCGGGTCAAGAACACGGGGAAGCGCACGGGCGTGGCGGTGCCGCAGATCTATCTTGGCCCTGCCGCGAGCTGCCCCGCGCCTCAGGCCATCCGAAAGCTCATCGCCTTCCAGCACGCCACCATAACGCCGGGAGACACGCTCAACCTGGTCTTTCGTGTCCGGCCACGGGAGCTGGCCTACTGGTCGGTGGAGAAGCATGCCTGGGTCGTTCCCACCGGCCCACGCTCGGTCTGGGTGGGGTTCTCGTCGCGCGACCTAAAGCTAGAGGCCAAGACTCCCTAG
- a CDS encoding PepSY-associated TM helix domain-containing protein has product MSSERKDKAARPLKLRIHSGIRWLHTYLSLLSLLVVLFFSVTGLTLNHPSWITSGLHQSAKTGQLPVEWLKGAEPKKLEIVEKLRSEFGVRGALDEFRVDERECAISFKAPGYSADTFVTRETGALTLTIAEEGTLAALNDLHKGRYSGGLWAKLIDLSAIFLTLISLTGLGLLFYLKRIRTVGLIVVAGGAVLFFILARLALG; this is encoded by the coding sequence TTGAGCTCCGAAAGAAAAGATAAGGCCGCCCGGCCCCTGAAGCTCCGCATACACTCGGGGATCCGCTGGCTCCACACCTATCTCTCACTCCTGAGCCTACTGGTGGTGCTGTTTTTCAGTGTCACGGGGCTGACCCTCAACCACCCCAGCTGGATCACGAGCGGCCTGCACCAGAGCGCGAAGACCGGCCAGCTCCCGGTGGAGTGGCTCAAGGGGGCGGAGCCCAAGAAGCTAGAGATTGTCGAGAAGCTTCGGAGTGAGTTCGGGGTGCGCGGCGCTCTGGACGAGTTTCGGGTGGACGAGCGGGAGTGTGCGATTAGCTTCAAGGCACCCGGCTACTCCGCCGACACCTTTGTGACCCGCGAGACCGGAGCGCTCACCCTGACGATCGCGGAGGAGGGGACGCTGGCGGCGCTCAACGACCTGCACAAGGGGCGCTACTCCGGCGGACTCTGGGCCAAGCTGATCGACCTCTCCGCGATCTTCTTGACCCTGATCTCCCTCACGGGCCTCGGGCTGCTCTTCTACCTCAAGCGCATCCGCACGGTCGGCCTGATCGTGGTGGCGGGCGGTGCTGTTCTCTTCTTTATCCTGGCCCGGCTCGCACTGGGCTAG